A stretch of the Macaca thibetana thibetana isolate TM-01 chromosome X, ASM2454274v1, whole genome shotgun sequence genome encodes the following:
- the LOC126946877 gene encoding ubiquitin-conjugating enzyme E2 N-like gives MAGLPCRIIKKTERLLAEPVPGIKAEPGESSALYFHVVIAGLQDSPFQGGTFKLELLLAEEYPMAAPEVRFMTKIYHPNVDKLGRICLDILKDKWSPALQISTVLLSIQALLSAPNPDDPLANDVVEQWETNKAQAIETARAWTRLYAMNNI, from the coding sequence ATGGCCGGGCTACCCTGCAGGATCATCAAGAAAACCGAGCGTTTGCTGGCAGAGCCAGTTCCTGGCATCAAAGCAGAACCAGGTGAGAGCAGCGCCCTTTATTTTCATGTGGTCATTGCTGGCCTTCAGGATTCCCCCTTTCAGGGAGGGACTTTTAAACTTGAACTATTACTTGCAGAAGAATACCCAATGGCAGCCCCTGAAGTACGTTTCATGACCAAAATTTATCATCCTAATGTAGACAAGTTGGGAAGAATATGTTTGGATATTTTGAAGGATAAGTGGTCTCCAGCGCTGCAGATCAGCACAGTTCTGCTATCCATTCAGGCCTTGTTAAGTGCTCCCAATCCAGATGATCCATTAGCAAATGATGTAGTGGAGCAGTGGGAGACCAACAAAGCCCAAGCCATAGAAACAGCTAGAGCATGGACTAGGCTATATGCcatgaataatatttaa